One Candidatus Melainabacteria bacterium genomic window carries:
- a CDS encoding LysM peptidoglycan-binding domain-containing protein produces MSVDFQRDVSKQNCPQEHIPASNTLLDQACRDAYQPKEKDTCSTSTPKAFFDMCSWRPDYSLSSQSARDWQRQSDINRTKPIELTKCDIYTVKYGDCLWTIAERDLKKNGEKTDAHSIKNEIDKIVKLNEKEHPSLKCNPDLILPGWKLKMPDHCKDNDIDCKPPEKPHCRPHEHKPPEHKPPKCHPEEPKPPCHPEQPKPPCPPEQPPPPCPPEQPPPPCPPEQPPPPCPPEQPPPPCPPEQPKPPCPTEQPKPPCPTEQPKPPCPTEQPKPPCPTEQPKPPCPTEQPKPPCPTEQPKPPCPTEQPKPPCPTEQPKPPCPTEQPKPPCPTEQPKPPCPTEQPKPPSPSDQPKPPEPCPEKPPEQKPPEPCPEKPPEQKPPEPCPEKPPEQKPPEPCPEKPPEQKPPEPCPEKPPEQKPPEKPCSSEKPEQNHEQPAPPAPPQDSKRDEQAKHHDCPPEEHNQADK; encoded by the coding sequence ATGAGTGTTGATTTTCAGCGTGATGTTTCCAAACAGAATTGCCCACAGGAACACATACCTGCTTCAAATACCCTACTAGACCAGGCATGCCGCGATGCATACCAACCAAAAGAAAAAGATACTTGCTCAACGTCGACTCCTAAAGCCTTCTTCGATATGTGCAGCTGGCGCCCAGACTACTCGCTCTCATCACAATCGGCGCGAGACTGGCAGAGACAATCGGACATCAATCGCACAAAACCAATCGAGCTGACCAAATGCGATATTTACACGGTCAAATATGGCGATTGCTTATGGACAATTGCAGAACGCGATCTTAAAAAGAATGGCGAGAAAACTGATGCGCACTCAATTAAAAACGAAATCGATAAAATCGTGAAATTGAATGAAAAGGAACATCCTTCACTGAAATGCAATCCGGATTTGATTCTTCCTGGCTGGAAGCTCAAGATGCCGGACCACTGCAAAGACAACGATATAGATTGCAAACCACCAGAGAAACCGCATTGCCGACCACACGAGCACAAACCACCTGAGCACAAGCCGCCAAAGTGCCACCCGGAGGAACCGAAGCCACCGTGCCATCCTGAGCAGCCGAAGCCACCATGTCCGCCGGAGCAGCCACCGCCACCATGTCCGCCGGAGCAGCCACCGCCACCTTGTCCGCCTGAGCAGCCGCCTCCACCTTGTCCGCCTGAGCAGCCACCCCCACCGTGTCCACCGGAGCAGCCTAAGCCGCCATGTCCGACAGAACAGCCTAAGCCGCCATGTCCGACGGAACAGCCTAAGCCGCCATGTCCAACAGAGCAGCCTAAGCCGCCATGTCCGACGGAACAGCCCAAGCCGCCATGTCCGACAGAACAGCCTAAGCCGCCATGTCCGACGGAACAACCTAAGCCGCCATGTCCAACAGAGCAGCCCAAGCCGCCATGTCCGACGGAACAGCCTAAGCCGCCATGTCCAACAGAGCAGCCCAAGCCGCCATGTCCTACAGAGCAGCCCAAGCCGCCATGTCCAACAGAGCAGCCCAAGCCGCCATCTCCATCGGATCAACCGAAGCCACCCGAACCATGTCCCGAAAAACCACCGGAGCAAAAGCCACCCGAACCATGTCCCGAAAAACCACCGGAGCAGAAGCCACCCGAACCATGTCCCGAAAAACCACCGGAGCAGAAGCCACCCGAACCGTGTCCTGAAAAACCACCGGAGCAGAAGCCACCCGAACCGTGTCCTGAAAAACCACCGGAGCAGAAGCCACCCGAAAAACCATGTTCAAGCGAAAAACCGGAACAGAATCATGAACAGCCAGCACCGCCTGCGCCACCACAGGATTCCAAACGGGACGAACAAGCTAAACACCATGACTGTCCACCGGAGGAGCACAACCAGGCAGATAAATAG
- a CDS encoding CocE/NonD family hydrolase: protein MKSDQSKGVPAPYKTKPTNKSYTQTSRYITLKDGTRLAVEIYLPDKLKKGEKLPTILELTRYWRVIEPKFPYNKIYPKPLSPYRLEFITHGYAWVVVDSRGAGSSFGDRPWDLSPVDQSDAKEVTDWLTKQSWFNGKIGTIGHSFSGNLAELALINRTPEVKACAILSSPFDIYTDVMRPGGLPNMPFIHDWGDLSKRFDSNQLPVRLQKYRKFVHGSKPVDEDLDGSLLRDALAQHKLNTDVSAVDQVNFRDDSLLAAKDKIKRTDTFDKCIDLIKVKYGDDYLEAGLDIASPSGYYKDVDKAQVPIYAASGWEEGTNADAAVKRFLNYTAPGTKLLLGPWEHNYMNISPFTHGGPSRFRIDQEMLKFFDSYLKGKTEPLSSDKAVNYYTLGEEKWHGSDVWPPKSEEQIVYLDNDHKLNFEKPAEDGKTPYRVDITSGTGRRTRWDCLLGQILWTPHPNRKKADKKLLVYDSPPLTEDIKITGHPSVKLYVKPDAPDAAVFTYLEDVAPNGLVRYVTEGQLLCGNRINPERAPLYKTVNPVPSFLRADYKALEPFETTPVKLSLQPCSFMFKKGHRIRLAIGGLDHDHFKAPNFTRIANRIEVLTGADCLSQLALPVDENPN from the coding sequence ATGAAGAGCGATCAGAGCAAAGGCGTTCCGGCGCCATACAAAACAAAGCCGACCAACAAAAGCTACACGCAAACCTCTCGGTACATTACCTTAAAAGATGGGACGCGTTTAGCTGTAGAAATATACCTGCCGGACAAGCTCAAAAAGGGCGAGAAGCTTCCCACTATTCTCGAACTAACGCGCTACTGGCGCGTCATCGAGCCAAAGTTTCCGTACAACAAAATCTATCCAAAGCCACTCAGCCCTTATCGGCTCGAATTCATCACCCATGGATATGCATGGGTAGTCGTCGACTCTCGCGGCGCCGGTTCCTCGTTCGGGGATCGTCCCTGGGATCTTTCTCCAGTCGATCAGTCCGATGCTAAGGAAGTGACAGACTGGTTGACTAAACAGTCCTGGTTCAACGGAAAAATAGGCACCATAGGACATTCGTTTTCGGGCAACCTTGCTGAGCTTGCTTTGATTAATCGAACCCCTGAAGTGAAAGCCTGCGCCATACTTTCCAGCCCATTCGACATCTACACAGACGTAATGCGACCGGGCGGACTGCCAAATATGCCTTTCATTCACGATTGGGGCGATCTGTCAAAACGTTTCGACAGCAATCAACTACCTGTACGATTGCAAAAATATCGCAAGTTTGTGCACGGCTCTAAACCAGTCGATGAAGATCTAGACGGCTCCCTGCTAAGAGATGCATTAGCCCAGCACAAACTAAATACCGATGTAAGCGCTGTCGACCAGGTGAATTTCCGCGACGACTCACTGCTGGCCGCGAAAGACAAAATCAAACGGACCGATACCTTCGACAAGTGTATCGACTTGATCAAAGTAAAATATGGAGACGACTACCTGGAAGCAGGGCTCGATATCGCCAGCCCAAGCGGATATTACAAAGATGTCGACAAAGCGCAAGTACCCATTTATGCAGCGTCAGGATGGGAAGAAGGCACCAATGCCGATGCCGCTGTAAAACGCTTTTTAAACTACACAGCCCCCGGCACCAAACTGTTGCTTGGTCCATGGGAGCACAATTACATGAATATCAGTCCCTTTACTCATGGCGGTCCGAGCCGGTTTAGAATCGATCAAGAGATGCTGAAATTCTTCGACAGTTATCTAAAAGGAAAGACCGAACCGCTGTCCTCAGATAAAGCAGTCAACTATTACACTCTCGGTGAAGAAAAATGGCATGGCAGCGATGTCTGGCCGCCCAAAAGCGAAGAGCAGATCGTCTATCTAGACAACGACCACAAACTAAACTTTGAGAAGCCCGCGGAAGACGGTAAAACCCCATACAGAGTTGATATCACATCTGGCACCGGACGCAGAACGCGTTGGGATTGTTTGCTCGGACAAATCTTATGGACGCCGCATCCGAACAGAAAAAAGGCGGACAAGAAGCTGCTCGTCTATGATTCACCACCGCTTACTGAAGACATCAAAATTACGGGTCATCCGTCAGTCAAACTCTACGTTAAACCAGATGCGCCCGACGCTGCAGTATTCACCTACCTTGAGGATGTCGCACCGAACGGGCTTGTGCGCTACGTGACTGAAGGGCAGTTGCTCTGCGGAAATCGTATCAACCCTGAACGCGCCCCGCTCTACAAAACTGTAAATCCCGTGCCGTCGTTTCTCAGAGCCGACTACAAGGCGTTGGAGCCCTTCGAGACAACTCCAGTAAAATTATCGCTCCAGCCTTGTTCTTTTATGTTTAAGAAAGGACATCGCATCCGTTTAGCGATCGGCGGACTGGACCACGACCATTTCAAGGCTCCAAATTTCACGAGAATCGCAAATCGAATCGAAGTTCTCACAGGCGCGGACTGTCTATCTCAGCTGGCGCTGCCGGTAGATGAGAATCCGAATTAG